One Globicephala melas chromosome 4, mGloMel1.2, whole genome shotgun sequence genomic window carries:
- the LOC138842651 gene encoding double homeobox protein 4-like protein 2, producing the protein MDSSSSSGTYSTSRGRLSRPSRRRRLVLSLSQKDTLQALFQQNPYPGITTREWLARELDIPESRIQVWFQNQRRRRLKQSRLLSENAFKGGQSQPLRPPPPEALTRGSMGREARRKRTFISPSQTRVLMQAFERDRFPSIAAREELAHQTGIPEPRIQNRRARHPKQSASGPVNALAKGPDATSAVTALSDQSTLPTVHRSSHRYPPSHAPDSMQSFAAATAVFSPSFLGPEASYGCCVGQPLMFIMLQPSLAALQRCQNPQPLLATVPWGERSHALIASGQPAQGAIWPPAPAETHFWQQQASSGEETSPQLEQQPQRSALTGSSSLLDELLSDVDILDKAGPFLNVDTEEEELAATLEAPLSEEEFKVLLDILSGSPVPQV; encoded by the exons ATGGATTCGTCCAGCTCATCCGGCACATACAGCACCTCCAGAG gcCGACTCTCAAGACCATCGCGAAGGAGGAGGCTTGTTCTGAGTCTGAGTCAGAAGGACACCCTGCAAGCCCTCTTTCAACAGAACCCCTATCCCGGGATAACGACCAGAGAATGGCTGGCACGAGAACTGGACATTCCAGAAAGCAGAATTCAG GTTTGGTTTCAAAACCAACGAAGAAGACGCCTAAAGCAGAGCCGATTGCTGTCGGAGAATGCCTTCAAAGGAGGGCAGTCACAGCCACTGCGGCCACCACCACCTGAGGCTTTGACTCGAG GAAGCATGGGAAGAGAGGCCAGGCGAAAGAGGactttcatctctccttctcaaacaaGGGTCCTTATGCAAGCCTTTGAGAGGGATCGATTTCCATCTATTGCTGCCAGGGAAGAATTGGCTCACCAGACAGGAATTCCCGAACCTCGAATCCAG AACCGAAGAGCTCGGCACCCAAAGCAGAGCGCTAGTGGGCCTGTGAATGCCTTGGCCAAAGGCCCTGATGCCACATCAGCTGTGACTGCCCTGTCGGACCAAAGCACCCTGCCCACTGTCCATAGAAGCTCTCATCGTTATCCTCCCTCTCATGCACCTGATAGCATGCAATCCTTTGCTGCGGCCACTGctgttttctccccctcctttcttggGCCAGAGGCTTCCTATGGGTGCTGTGTGGGCCAGCCGTTGATGTTCATCAtgctccagcccagcctggcagccCTTCAGAGATGCCAGAACCCACAGCCTCTTCTGGCCACAGTTCCGTGGGGCGAACGGTCACATGCTCTCATCGCCAGTGGGCAGCCTGCCCAGGGGGCCATCTGGCCACCTGCACCAGCAGAGACACACTTCTGGCAGCAGCAGGCAAGCTCAGGTGAAGAGACATCTCCCCAGCTGGAGCAACAGCCCCAGCGCTCAGCCCTTACAGGCTCCTCAAGCCTCCTGGATGAACTCTTGTCAGACGTGGACATTCTGGACAAGGCAGGCCCTTTTCTGaatgtggacacagaggaagaggaacttGCAGCAACCCTGGAAGCCCCCCTCAGCGAGGAAGAATTCAAGGTCCTGCTTGACATATtgtcaggctccccagtgccacaggtttag
- the LOC138842652 gene encoding double homeobox protein 4-like protein 4, protein MDYGKREAKRPNEGKEIEPESLGQRQSEGKVWFQNQRRRRLKQSRLLSENAFKGGQSQTLWPPPPEALTRGSMGREARRKRTFISPSQTRVLMQAFERDRFPSIAAREELAHQTGIPEPRIQIWFQNRRARHPKQSASGPVNALAKGPDATSAVTALSDQSTLPTVHRSSHRYPPSHAPDSMQSFAAATAVFSPSFLGPEASYGCCVGQPLMFIMLQPSLAALQRCQNPQPLLATVPCGERSHALIASGQPAQGAIWPPAPPETHFWLQQPSSGEETSPQLEQQPQRSALTGSSSLLDELLSDVDILDKAGPFLNVDTEEEELAATLEAPLSEEEFKALLDILSGSPVPQV, encoded by the exons ATGGACTACGGGAAACGGGAGGCAAAGAGACcaaatgagggaaaggagattgagcctgagagcctgggacagagacagagcgaggggaag GTTTGGTTTCAAAACCAACGAAGAAGACGCCTAAAGCAGAGCCGATTGCTGTCGGAGAATGCCTTCAAAGGAGGGCAGTCACAGACACTGTGGCCCCCACCACCTGAGGCTTTGACTCGAG GAAGCATGGGAAGAGAGGCCAGGCGAAAGAGGactttcatctctccttctcaaacaaGGGTCCTTATGCAAGCCTTTGAGAGGGATCGATTTCCATCTATTGCTGCCAGGGAAGAATTGGCTCACCAGACAGGAATTCCCGAACCTCGAATCCAG ATATGGTTCCAGAACCGAAGAGCTCGGCACCCAAAGCAGAGCGCTAGTGGGCCTGTGAATGCCTTAGCCAAAGGCCCTGATGCCACATCAGCTGTGACTGCCCTGTCGGACCAAAGCACCCTGCCCACTGTCCATAGAAGCTCTCATCGTTATCCTCCCTCTCATGCACCTGATAGCATGCAATCCTTTGCTGCGGCCACTGctgttttctccccctcctttcttggGCCAGAGGCTTCCTATGGGTGCTGTGTGGGCCAGCCGTTGATGTTCATCAtgctccagcccagcctggcagccCTTCAGAGATGCCAGAACCCACAGCCTCTTCTGGCCACAGTTCCGTGTGGCGAACGGTCACATGCTCTCATCGCCAGTGGGCAGCCTGCCCAGGGGGCCATCTGGCCACCTGCACCACCAGAGACACACTTCTGGCTGCAGCAGCCAAGCTCAGGTGAAGAGACATCTCCCCAGCTGGAGCAACAGCCCCAGCGTTCAGCCCTTACAGGCTCCTCAAGCCTCCTGGATGAACTCTTGTCAGACGTGGACATTCTGGACAAGGCAGGCCCTTTTCTGaatgtggacacagaggaagaggaacttGCAGCAACCCTGGAAGCCCCCCTCAGCGAGGAAGAATTCAAGGCCCTGCTTGACATACtgtcaggctccccagtgccacaggtttag